Proteins encoded in a region of the Onychostoma macrolepis isolate SWU-2019 chromosome 20, ASM1243209v1, whole genome shotgun sequence genome:
- the wdr21 gene encoding WD repeat domain 21 — protein MKRGNWRSSGRDRHRHHNQSQWRGRHRSAHDEREYSSDSAAGDASSSSTSSSAPELPGFYFDPEKNRYFRLLPGHNNCNPLTKEGLQKKEEEKKRSALLAEDDGPRKKAPRTGLNSASLLQKRHLGLLPPSSYSRLIHEVKVSGMQRHRLEVQSSNSTSPNTDNFHLIVADSACERVFTVNDVSHGGCKYGIMNFHGCRKGSLSVEMCDNLYFTNRKVNSVCWASVTHTDSHVLLCLVGISQTPGCVSLLPASLFSNFNPDQPGMLCSFKISTAWSCAWCLNPQADKTFSTGLSRRVIVTDAVTGRRATYLAGSDVLAQQFALRAPVLFNGCRSGEIFSIDLRQRDRGRSHGWKTSRFFQESAITSVQLLQDENYLLAADMLGKIKLWDIRVKRSVKQYEGHFNEYAYLPIHVNEPEGLLLAVGQDCYTRLWSLHDSRLLRTIPSPHPAGKDSIPNVVFSSQLGGSRGLPGLLMAVHHDLYYYSYNKDYQDSLTLEGQC, from the exons ATGAAGCGGGGGAACTGGCGATCGAGTGGCAGGGACCGTCACCGACACCATAATCAGTCACAGTGGCGAGGCAGACACCGTTCAGCCCACGATGAGCGGGAATATAG TTCTGACAGTGCAGCAGGTGATGCAAGTTCATCCTCAACATCCTCATCTGCACCAG AGTTGCCAGGTTTCTACTTTGACCCAGAGAAAAACCGCTACTTTCGTTTGCTGCCTGGGCACAACAACTGTAACCCTCTGACAAAAGAAGGGCTTCAGAAAAAGGAAGAGGAGAAAAAGAGATCAGCGCTGCTGGCAGAGGATGATGGTCCTAGGAAG AAAGCTCCCAGGACTGGGCTAAATTCTGCATCGCTGTTACAGAAGAGACATCTGGGTCTGCTGCCCCCAAGCTCCTATTCTAG GTTGATCCATGAAGTGAAAGTCAGCGGGATGCAGCGTCACAGACTGGAGGTGCAGAGCTCCAACTCCACCAGCCCGAACACAGATAACTTCCATCTTATTGTT GCAGATTCAGCTTGTGAGCGAGTCTTCACAGTAAATGATGTGTCACACGGAGGCTGCAAGTACGGCATTATGAATTTCCACGGCTGCAGAAAAGGCTCTCTGTCGGTGGAGATGTGCGATAACCTTTATTTCACTAACCGCAAG gTGAACTCTGTGTGCTGGGCGTCCGTAACACATACAGACTCTCATGTTCT GTTGTGTTTGGTGGGAATTTCTCAGACCCCAGGCTGTGTAAGCTTATTACCTGCTTCTCTTTTCAGTAACTTCAATCCAG ATCAACCAGGGATGCTGTGCAGTTTTAAGATCTCCACAGCTTGGTCATGTGCATGGTGCCTCAACCCACAGGCTGATAAAACCTTCAGCACTG GCCTTTCTCGACGAGTGATTGTGACGGATGCTGTGACTGGACGCAGAGCGACATACCTCGCAGGCAGTGATGTTTTAGCTCAACAGTTTGCCCTGAGG GCTCCCGTGCTGTTCAACGGCTGTCGCTCAGGAGAGATCTTCAGCATTGACCTGCGTCAGCGTGACAGGGGTCGCAGTCACGGTTGGAAGACCAGCCGCTTCTTCCAGGAGTCAGCCATCACCTCGGTCCAACTGCTACAGGATGAGAACTACCTCCTCGCTGCTGACATGCTGGGCAAG ATAAAGCTGTGGGACATCCGTGTTAAGCGGTCTGTCAAACAGTATGAAGGACACTTCAATGAATATGCCTACCTACCCATTCATGTCAATGAGCCAGAAGGATTGCTGCTTGCTG TGGGTCAGGACTGCTACACCCGACTCTGGAGCCTCCATGACAGCCGTCTCCTCAGGACCATCCCCTCGCCCCACCCTGCAGGGAAAGACTCGATCCCAAATGTGGTGTTTTCCTCCCAGCTG
- the dpf3 gene encoding zinc finger protein DPF3 isoform X1, with protein MATVIQNPLKALGDQFYREAIEHCRSYNARLCAERSVRMPFLDSQTGVAQNNCYIWMEKRHRGPGLAAGQMYTYPARCWRKKRRLHPPLDPQLRLCELRLEAELMTKREAPATEATALEALLRGDGILDKRNNNSKEEETLLEIQRVLEADENGDGFHDDEDFEVDTPKRKHRNKGRGRGSGRRRTEAAANDDQDKPYVCDNRYKQKHNSKTADSVCGKRYKNRPGLSYHYTHTHLAEEEGEEERETEIPQSPPVHHENHKPQKGPDGAIIPNDYCDFCLGDSGSNRKTGQAEELVSCSDCGRSGHPSCLQFTDNMMQAVRTYQWQCIECKSCSLCGTSENDDQLLFCDDCDRGYHMYCLKPPMTQPPEGSWSCHLCLDLLKDKASGFGEP; from the exons ATGGCGACTGTCATTCAGAATCCGCTGAAAGC GCTCGGGGACCAGTTCTACAGGGAGGCCATTGAGCACTGTCGCAGCTACAATGCCCGCTTGTGTGCGGAGCGCAGCGTACGCATGCCCTTCCTGGACTCTCAGACGGGCGTAGCTCAGAACAACTGTTACATCTGGATGGAGAAGAGGCACCGGGGGCCAG GGTTGGCAGCAGGTCAGATGTACACCTACCCAGCGCGTTGCTGGAGAAAGAAGAGGCGACTTCACCCGCCACTTGACCCCCAGCTTCGCCTTTGTGAACTCCGACTCG agGCTGAGCTGATGACCAAGAGAGAAGCCCCTGCGACAGAGGCCACGGCCCTGGAGGCACTGTTACGTGGTGATGGGATCTTGGACAAGAGGAACAATAACTCCAAAGAGGAAGAGACACTACTGGAAATTCAG AGGGTGCTTGAGGCAGATGAAAATGGGGATGGTTTCCATGACGATGAAGATTTTGAAGTGGACACACCAAAGAGGAAGCATCGAAACAAAGGCAGG GGTCGAGGCTCTGGGCGCAGGCGAACAGAGGCAGCGGCCAACGATGATCAGGATAAACCCTACGTGTGTGACA ACAGATACAAACAAAAGCATAACTCAAAAACCGCTGACTCAG TTTGCGGGAAGCGTTACAAAAACCGCCCTGGACTAAGCTACCATTACACCCATACTCATCTTGCTGAAGAGGAGGGTGAGGAAGAACGAGAAACTGAAATCCCCCAATCTCCTCCTGTCCACCACGAGAATCATAAGC CACAGAAAGGGCCTGATGGTGCGATCATCCCTAATGACTACTGTGACTTCTGTCTGGGAGACTCAGGCTCTAACAGGAAGACAGGCCAGGCTGAGGAGCTGGTTTCCTGTTCAGACTGCGGCCGCTCTG GCCATCCTTCATGTCTGCAGTTCACAGACAACATGATGCAGGCTGTTCGGACGTACCAGTGGCAGTGCATCGAGTGTAAatcctgcagtctgtgtggcaCCTCAGAGAACGAT GATCAGCTTCTGTTCTGTGATGACTGTGATCGGGGATACCACATGTACTGCCTGAAGCCTCCCATGACACAGCCACCTGAGG GAAGTTGGAGTTGTCATCTGTGTCTTGATCTGCTGAAGGATAAGGCATCTGGTTTCGGAGAGCCGTAA
- the dpf3 gene encoding zinc finger protein DPF3 isoform X2, with product MATVIQNPLKALGDQFYREAIEHCRSYNARLCAERSVRMPFLDSQTGVAQNNCYIWMEKRHRGPGLAAGQMYTYPARCWRKKRRLHPPLDPQLRLCELRLEAELMTKREAPATEATALEALLRGDGILDKRNNNSKEEETLLEIQRVLEADENGDGFHDDEDFEVDTPKRKHRNKGRGRGSGRRRTEAAANDDQDKPYVCDICGKRYKNRPGLSYHYTHTHLAEEEGEEERETEIPQSPPVHHENHKPQKGPDGAIIPNDYCDFCLGDSGSNRKTGQAEELVSCSDCGRSGHPSCLQFTDNMMQAVRTYQWQCIECKSCSLCGTSENDDQLLFCDDCDRGYHMYCLKPPMTQPPEGSWSCHLCLDLLKDKASGFGEP from the exons ATGGCGACTGTCATTCAGAATCCGCTGAAAGC GCTCGGGGACCAGTTCTACAGGGAGGCCATTGAGCACTGTCGCAGCTACAATGCCCGCTTGTGTGCGGAGCGCAGCGTACGCATGCCCTTCCTGGACTCTCAGACGGGCGTAGCTCAGAACAACTGTTACATCTGGATGGAGAAGAGGCACCGGGGGCCAG GGTTGGCAGCAGGTCAGATGTACACCTACCCAGCGCGTTGCTGGAGAAAGAAGAGGCGACTTCACCCGCCACTTGACCCCCAGCTTCGCCTTTGTGAACTCCGACTCG agGCTGAGCTGATGACCAAGAGAGAAGCCCCTGCGACAGAGGCCACGGCCCTGGAGGCACTGTTACGTGGTGATGGGATCTTGGACAAGAGGAACAATAACTCCAAAGAGGAAGAGACACTACTGGAAATTCAG AGGGTGCTTGAGGCAGATGAAAATGGGGATGGTTTCCATGACGATGAAGATTTTGAAGTGGACACACCAAAGAGGAAGCATCGAAACAAAGGCAGG GGTCGAGGCTCTGGGCGCAGGCGAACAGAGGCAGCGGCCAACGATGATCAGGATAAACCCTACGTGTGTGACA TTTGCGGGAAGCGTTACAAAAACCGCCCTGGACTAAGCTACCATTACACCCATACTCATCTTGCTGAAGAGGAGGGTGAGGAAGAACGAGAAACTGAAATCCCCCAATCTCCTCCTGTCCACCACGAGAATCATAAGC CACAGAAAGGGCCTGATGGTGCGATCATCCCTAATGACTACTGTGACTTCTGTCTGGGAGACTCAGGCTCTAACAGGAAGACAGGCCAGGCTGAGGAGCTGGTTTCCTGTTCAGACTGCGGCCGCTCTG GCCATCCTTCATGTCTGCAGTTCACAGACAACATGATGCAGGCTGTTCGGACGTACCAGTGGCAGTGCATCGAGTGTAAatcctgcagtctgtgtggcaCCTCAGAGAACGAT GATCAGCTTCTGTTCTGTGATGACTGTGATCGGGGATACCACATGTACTGCCTGAAGCCTCCCATGACACAGCCACCTGAGG GAAGTTGGAGTTGTCATCTGTGTCTTGATCTGCTGAAGGATAAGGCATCTGGTTTCGGAGAGCCGTAA
- the dpf3 gene encoding zinc finger protein DPF3 isoform X3 yields the protein MATVIQNPLKALGDQFYREAIEHCRSYNARLCAERSVRMPFLDSQTGVAQNNCYIWMEKRHRGPGLAAGQMYTYPARCWRKKRRLHPPLDPQLRLCELRLEAELMTKREAPATEATALEALLRGDGILDKRNNNSKEEETLLEIQRVLEADENGDGFHDDEDFEVDTPKRKHRNKGRGRGSGRRRTEAAANDDQDKPYVCDNRYKQKHNSKTADSVCGKRYKNRPGLSYHYTHTHLAEEEGEEERETEIPQSPPVHHENHKPQKGPDGAIIPNDYCDFCLGDSGSNRKTGQAEELVSCSDCGRSADRVGGTRTKRRTGGLLDMFGDTSESEASTFHGFEEDDLDGLLSDDSTGSPQYR from the exons ATGGCGACTGTCATTCAGAATCCGCTGAAAGC GCTCGGGGACCAGTTCTACAGGGAGGCCATTGAGCACTGTCGCAGCTACAATGCCCGCTTGTGTGCGGAGCGCAGCGTACGCATGCCCTTCCTGGACTCTCAGACGGGCGTAGCTCAGAACAACTGTTACATCTGGATGGAGAAGAGGCACCGGGGGCCAG GGTTGGCAGCAGGTCAGATGTACACCTACCCAGCGCGTTGCTGGAGAAAGAAGAGGCGACTTCACCCGCCACTTGACCCCCAGCTTCGCCTTTGTGAACTCCGACTCG agGCTGAGCTGATGACCAAGAGAGAAGCCCCTGCGACAGAGGCCACGGCCCTGGAGGCACTGTTACGTGGTGATGGGATCTTGGACAAGAGGAACAATAACTCCAAAGAGGAAGAGACACTACTGGAAATTCAG AGGGTGCTTGAGGCAGATGAAAATGGGGATGGTTTCCATGACGATGAAGATTTTGAAGTGGACACACCAAAGAGGAAGCATCGAAACAAAGGCAGG GGTCGAGGCTCTGGGCGCAGGCGAACAGAGGCAGCGGCCAACGATGATCAGGATAAACCCTACGTGTGTGACA ACAGATACAAACAAAAGCATAACTCAAAAACCGCTGACTCAG TTTGCGGGAAGCGTTACAAAAACCGCCCTGGACTAAGCTACCATTACACCCATACTCATCTTGCTGAAGAGGAGGGTGAGGAAGAACGAGAAACTGAAATCCCCCAATCTCCTCCTGTCCACCACGAGAATCATAAGC CACAGAAAGGGCCTGATGGTGCGATCATCCCTAATGACTACTGTGACTTCTGTCTGGGAGACTCAGGCTCTAACAGGAAGACAGGCCAGGCTGAGGAGCTGGTTTCCTGTTCAGACTGCGGCCGCTCTG CTGATCGCGTCGGTGGGACCAGGACGAAGAGGAGGACGGGCGGACTTCTGGACATGTTCGGCGACACATCAGAAAGCGAGGCGTCCACCTTTCACGGCTTTGAGGAGGACGACCTGGACGGGCTTCTGTCCGACGACAGCACAGGCTCACCTCAGTACAGATAG
- the dpf3 gene encoding zinc finger protein DPF3 isoform X5 — MATVIQNPLKALGDQFYREAIEHCRSYNARLCAERSVRMPFLDSQTGVAQNNCYIWMEKRHRGPGLAAGQMYTYPARCWRKKRRLHPPLDPQLRLCELRLEAELMTKREAPATEATALEALLRGDGILDKRNNNSKEEETLLEIQRVLEADENGDGFHDDEDFEVDTPKRKHRNKGRGRGSGRRRTEAAANDDQDKPYVCDICGKRYKNRPGLSYHYTHTHLAEEEGEEERETEIPQSPPVHHENHKPQKGPDGAIIPNDYCDFCLGDSGSNRKTGQAEELVSCSDCGRSADRVGGTRTKRRTGGLLDMFGDTSESEASTFHGFEEDDLDGLLSDDSTGSPQYR, encoded by the exons ATGGCGACTGTCATTCAGAATCCGCTGAAAGC GCTCGGGGACCAGTTCTACAGGGAGGCCATTGAGCACTGTCGCAGCTACAATGCCCGCTTGTGTGCGGAGCGCAGCGTACGCATGCCCTTCCTGGACTCTCAGACGGGCGTAGCTCAGAACAACTGTTACATCTGGATGGAGAAGAGGCACCGGGGGCCAG GGTTGGCAGCAGGTCAGATGTACACCTACCCAGCGCGTTGCTGGAGAAAGAAGAGGCGACTTCACCCGCCACTTGACCCCCAGCTTCGCCTTTGTGAACTCCGACTCG agGCTGAGCTGATGACCAAGAGAGAAGCCCCTGCGACAGAGGCCACGGCCCTGGAGGCACTGTTACGTGGTGATGGGATCTTGGACAAGAGGAACAATAACTCCAAAGAGGAAGAGACACTACTGGAAATTCAG AGGGTGCTTGAGGCAGATGAAAATGGGGATGGTTTCCATGACGATGAAGATTTTGAAGTGGACACACCAAAGAGGAAGCATCGAAACAAAGGCAGG GGTCGAGGCTCTGGGCGCAGGCGAACAGAGGCAGCGGCCAACGATGATCAGGATAAACCCTACGTGTGTGACA TTTGCGGGAAGCGTTACAAAAACCGCCCTGGACTAAGCTACCATTACACCCATACTCATCTTGCTGAAGAGGAGGGTGAGGAAGAACGAGAAACTGAAATCCCCCAATCTCCTCCTGTCCACCACGAGAATCATAAGC CACAGAAAGGGCCTGATGGTGCGATCATCCCTAATGACTACTGTGACTTCTGTCTGGGAGACTCAGGCTCTAACAGGAAGACAGGCCAGGCTGAGGAGCTGGTTTCCTGTTCAGACTGCGGCCGCTCTG CTGATCGCGTCGGTGGGACCAGGACGAAGAGGAGGACGGGCGGACTTCTGGACATGTTCGGCGACACATCAGAAAGCGAGGCGTCCACCTTTCACGGCTTTGAGGAGGACGACCTGGACGGGCTTCTGTCCGACGACAGCACAGGCTCACCTCAGTACAGATAG
- the dpf3 gene encoding zinc finger protein DPF3 isoform X4: MYTYPARCWRKKRRLHPPLDPQLRLCELRLEAELMTKREAPATEATALEALLRGDGILDKRNNNSKEEETLLEIQRVLEADENGDGFHDDEDFEVDTPKRKHRNKGRGRGSGRRRTEAAANDDQDKPYVCDNRYKQKHNSKTADSVCGKRYKNRPGLSYHYTHTHLAEEEGEEERETEIPQSPPVHHENHKPQKGPDGAIIPNDYCDFCLGDSGSNRKTGQAEELVSCSDCGRSGHPSCLQFTDNMMQAVRTYQWQCIECKSCSLCGTSENDDQLLFCDDCDRGYHMYCLKPPMTQPPEGSWSCHLCLDLLKDKASGFGEP, translated from the exons ATGTACACCTACCCAGCGCGTTGCTGGAGAAAGAAGAGGCGACTTCACCCGCCACTTGACCCCCAGCTTCGCCTTTGTGAACTCCGACTCG agGCTGAGCTGATGACCAAGAGAGAAGCCCCTGCGACAGAGGCCACGGCCCTGGAGGCACTGTTACGTGGTGATGGGATCTTGGACAAGAGGAACAATAACTCCAAAGAGGAAGAGACACTACTGGAAATTCAG AGGGTGCTTGAGGCAGATGAAAATGGGGATGGTTTCCATGACGATGAAGATTTTGAAGTGGACACACCAAAGAGGAAGCATCGAAACAAAGGCAGG GGTCGAGGCTCTGGGCGCAGGCGAACAGAGGCAGCGGCCAACGATGATCAGGATAAACCCTACGTGTGTGACA ACAGATACAAACAAAAGCATAACTCAAAAACCGCTGACTCAG TTTGCGGGAAGCGTTACAAAAACCGCCCTGGACTAAGCTACCATTACACCCATACTCATCTTGCTGAAGAGGAGGGTGAGGAAGAACGAGAAACTGAAATCCCCCAATCTCCTCCTGTCCACCACGAGAATCATAAGC CACAGAAAGGGCCTGATGGTGCGATCATCCCTAATGACTACTGTGACTTCTGTCTGGGAGACTCAGGCTCTAACAGGAAGACAGGCCAGGCTGAGGAGCTGGTTTCCTGTTCAGACTGCGGCCGCTCTG GCCATCCTTCATGTCTGCAGTTCACAGACAACATGATGCAGGCTGTTCGGACGTACCAGTGGCAGTGCATCGAGTGTAAatcctgcagtctgtgtggcaCCTCAGAGAACGAT GATCAGCTTCTGTTCTGTGATGACTGTGATCGGGGATACCACATGTACTGCCTGAAGCCTCCCATGACACAGCCACCTGAGG GAAGTTGGAGTTGTCATCTGTGTCTTGATCTGCTGAAGGATAAGGCATCTGGTTTCGGAGAGCCGTAA